In Porites lutea chromosome 1, jaPorLute2.1, whole genome shotgun sequence, a single genomic region encodes these proteins:
- the LOC140937191 gene encoding uncharacterized protein, which translates to MSDNIPLARQRQCADFTCEDEKYILDICSCALPEIHGRGESRKQVFVYITRAKENERLPFLEEEKTRLGMIRVYNDRFCWKKKKEDEVLIVKMKMEDFDSSSKPIERRKIDEMRNPEKVTFTLPFCDASVMRFGLSLTTKLLNESVCDEVLLETEYLKASFSTIPHQETRPGIEHGHMTSESVAVA; encoded by the exons ATGTCCGATAACATTCCTTTAGCCAGACAGCGGCAATGTGCAGATTTTACCTGCGAGGATGAAAAATACATTCTCGATATATGTAGCTGTGCGTTGCCGGAAATTCATGGTCGAGGTGAATCGAGGAAACAGGTCTTCGTTTACATAACCAGagccaaagaaaatgaaagattacCTTTCCTTGAG GAGGAGAAAACTAGATTGGGCATGATTAGAGTATACAATGACAGGTTCTgctggaaaaagaagaaagaagatgaGGTGCTTATTGTAAAAATGAAGATGGAAGATTTTGACTCTTCTAGTAAACCG ATTGAAAGGCGTAAAATTGACGAGATGCGAAATCCAGAGAAAGTCACTTTCACGTTGCCTTTTTGCGATGCATCCGTCATGAGATTCGGATTGAGTTTAACCACAAAGTTATTGAACGAAAGCGTTTGCGACGAGGTCCTGTTGGAAACAGAATATTTAAAGGCCAGCTTTTCCACA ATACCCCACCAGGAGACAAGACCAGGGATTGAACATGGTCACATGACCAGTGAATCAGTAGCGGTAGCTTAG